A window of the Sabethes cyaneus chromosome 1, idSabCyanKW18_F2, whole genome shotgun sequence genome harbors these coding sequences:
- the LOC128745293 gene encoding 50S ribosomal protein L27, with product MSTLFCFANRVLKTSPHLIFFRNASKKTGGSTRNPSDHGRPKHRGWKVQDGHYVSAGTILATQRTPRFHPGLNVGFGKNGTIFALEHGKVYVTCEKLDLNWEHTWVQRIYAGRETQTIFKKFFNVVPIEQHKRFRLIEES from the exons ATGTCTacgctgttttgttttgctaataGAGTTTTGAAAACCTCGCCGCATCTGA ttttttttcgcaATGCTTCCAAGAAAACGGGTGGTAGCACAAGAAACCCGTCTGATCACGGACGACCAAAACATCGCGGATGGAAGGTTCAGGATGGGCATTATGTATCCGCCGGTACCATTCTAGCAACTCAGCGTACACCTCGCTTTCATCCAGGCCTAAAC GTTGGATTCGgaaaaaatggaaccatatttgcgCTAGAACATGGGAAGGTATACGTTACATGTGAAAAATTGGATCTAAACTGGGAGCATACATGGGTACAACGTATATACGCCGGTCGCGAAACTCAAACtattttcaagaaattctttaaTGTAGTGCCCATAGAACAGCATAAACGTTTTAGGCTGATAGAGGAATCATAG
- the LOC128742201 gene encoding endoplasmic reticulum metallopeptidase 1-like, with the protein MSDQRRARKSLIKSKQYDPVGDDENNLHKIDSQLGMFGVVLLLFCGSISSYLFTNLPEALTKADLEKYPGAFIAERTWENLKVLNDFGPKPTGSEANEKLTANYIKQEIAVIEATKHNNQKLLVQHQTVSGGYGVQFKGHPLTSLYRNVQNLVVMLVGENENSTSPALMLNCHFDTVASSPGASDDGASCCVMLEVMRVLSRQSQRTRHSVIFLFNGAEETPLQGAHGFITQHPWAKHVAAFLNLESAGSGGKEVLFQSGPQHSWMIDVYARAIRYPFAHATAEEIFQSGLIPSDTDFRIFRDFGHIPGMDFAHMVEGYRYHTKYDNIDYLSMPVIQRTGDNILAITREMANSEELENSRSEQASLGYSVFYDFLGLLFVCYSTNTAVTINILVAILSILLPYFGLSKVIKKSAEALIIREIMYGFLAIVIGTLFSVLICLIIGRQLDAMGRAMSWYSTPYLILGLYCCPALLSQCFAQMIVSMFFIDKKSLLNLSQITQSRLIGVSLFWTVLVIPLTFAGIRSSYIFMVVQFFFLTSALVTSVLGHQYNSSRKWLLIHVAFQIITMLWATQFYHMFMKLFIPISGRIGGNENPEYLLGTIAALCVLLMGSYMFPLVALLKKSSELISRLTVLILIALLIACFTQVGFPYRDDSANAPSVQRHYVTHTLRLYYDKTGSLRKRDSGYLFREMDRNSQRLIRGVVSPEIIIPMSQMNTCETEIFCAVPFYSIWHQIRFDNFWIPGPEPIVEKTVTLNLRGTEQISDHIRRLHFTLEGSFQSSLIIGPKSGIKLVNWSLLEGVTPTTNFNNRNGHFVLITHGLPDDVPWNVTMDFEHQEKDYTGPLIDLAVVSTYWEFHKNHTKEFNDLIRKFPNWAHVIPTVAVMNIYIF; encoded by the exons ATGAGCGATCAACGGAGAGCAAGAAAGAGTTTAATCAAATCAAAGCAATATGATCCCGTAGGAGACGATGAGAATAATTTACACAAAATTGATTCCCAACTGGGAATGTTCGGTGTAGTTCTGTTGCTGTTCTGCGGCTCCATTTCAAGTTATTTATTTACTAATTTGCCAGAAGCGTTAACAAAGGCTGATTTGGAAAAGTACCCTGGAGCGTTTATTGCAGAACGAACATGGGAAAACCTAAAGGTCCTAAACGATTTCGGCCCGAAACCGACTGGTAGTGAAGCAAATGAAAAATTGACTGCTAATTACATTAAGCAGGAGATTGCAGTAATTGAAGCTACTAAGCATAATAATCAGAAATTGCTTGTTCAGCATCAGACTGTAAGCGGTGGATATGGTGTACAGTTTAAAGGACATCCATTAACCAGTTTGTATCGAAATGTCCAAAATTTAGTTGTGATGCTAGTTGGTGAAAATGAAAACTCAACAAGCCCTGCTTTAATGCTTAATTGCCACTTTGATACGGTCGCTAGTAGCCCTGGAGCTAGTGACGATGGAGCAAGCTGCTGTGTCATGCTGGAAGTTATGCGGGTGTTATCTCGCCAATCACAACGAACACGGCATTcagtaatatttttattcaatgGTGCTGAGGAAACTCCGTTACAGGGGGCTCATGGGTTTATTACTCAGCATCCTTGGGCTAAGCACGTGGCTGCTTTTTTAAATCTGGAATCTGCAGGCTCTGGAGGCAAAGAAGTACTTTTCCAGAGCGGTCCTCAACACTCGTGGATGATTGATGTATATGCTCGTGCAATTCGTTACCCCTTTGCTCATGCCACAGCTGAAGAAATTTTCCAATCAGGCCTAATTCCATCAGACACTGATTTTAGAATATTTCGAGATTTCGGACATATACCTGGAATGGATTTTGCTCACATGGTGGAGGGTTACCGTTACCACACAAAATATGATAACATCGACTATTTGTCTATGCCAGTCATTCAGAGAACGGGCGATAATATACTTGCAATTACTCGAGAAATGGCCAACAGTGAGGAATTGGAAAACAGTCGCAGCGAGCAGGCCTCTTTAGGATATTCTGTGTTTTATGATTTTCTAGGATTGTTGTTCGTATGCTATTCAACGAATACTGCCGTCACAATTAATATCCTTGTCGCCATACTTTCAATTTTGCTGCCCTATTTTGGGCTtagcaaagttataaaaaaatccGCAGAAGCCCTCATCATCAGAGAAATTATGTACGGATTTTTAGCAATTGTAATAGGTACGCTGTTCAGTGTATTAATTTGCCTGATAATCGGTCGACAACTAGACGCAATGGGGCGAGCCATGTCTTGGTATTCAACTCCATATCTTATCTTAGGTTTGTATTGCTGTCCGGCACTGTTATCTCAGTGCTTCGCGCAGATGATTGTGagcatgttttttattgataaaAAG AGCCTTCTAAATCTGTCTCAAATTACACAATCTCGTCTGATTGGAGTTAGCCTATTTTGGACAGTGCTTGTAATACCATTGACATTCGCCGGCATTCGTAGTTCTTATATTTTTATGGTGGTACAGTTTTTCTTTCTGACGTCGGCTCTTGTGACATCTGTACTTGGTCATCAGTACAACAGCTCACGGAAATGGCTCCTGATTCACGTTGCATTCCAGATTATAACTATGCTTTGGGCAACACAGTTCTATCATATGTTTATGAAATTATTCATACCTATTTCCGGACGAATTGGAGGCAATGAAAATCCAGAATATTTATTAGGTACCATAGCAGCACTTTGTGTACTGTTGATGGGCAGCTACATGTTTCCATTGGTAGctcttttaaaaaaatcatcCGAGCTAATCTCTCGATTAACTGTGTTAATATTAATTGCCTTGCTGATAGCCTGTTTTACCCAGGTTGGGTTTCCTTATCGTGATGATAGCGCCAATGCACCATCAGTTCAACGGCATTATGTAACA CACACATTGCGATTGTACTACGATAAAACAGGATCGTTGAGAAAAAGGGATTCTGGATATCTTTTTCGGGAAATGGACCGAAATTCCCAGCGTCTCATTCGTGGCGTTGTTAGTCCTGAGATTATCATTCCAATGAGCCAAATGAATACGTGTGAAACGGAGATATTTTGTGCTGTTCCGTTTTATTCCATATGGCATCAAATTCGATTTGA CAATTTTTGGATTCCAGGGCCGGAACCTATTGTGGAAAAAACAGTTACGCTTAATTTGCGAGGTACAGAGCAGATAAGTGATCACATTCGACGATTACATTTCACACTGGAAGGTAGTTTCCAGTCATCGCTCATTATTGGACCAAAATCTGGCATAAAGTTGGTTAACTGGAGTTTACTTGAAGGTGTAACACCAACTACTAACTTTAACAATAGAAATGGTCATTTTGTACTGATAACTCACGGATTACCGGATGATGTTCCGTGGAATGTGACAATGGATTTTGAACACCAGGAGAAAGATTATACAGGACCATTGATTGATCTTGCTGTCGTGTCTACGTATTGGGAATTCCATAAGAATCATACGAAAGAGTTCAATGACCTTATACGTAAATTCCCGAATTGGGCTCATGTAATACCTACAGTTGCTGTAATGaatatttacatattttaa